A genomic window from Sporosarcina sp. Marseille-Q4063 includes:
- a CDS encoding DEAD/DEAH box helicase family protein — protein sequence MKTFPEGIQFCYEWRSYQSRVLNELDSHLKNKKLHLVAPPGSGKTVLGLEVMLRINQATLIVAPTLAIKQQWKDRFTELFLKDEQPDWISMDIKNPKFITITTYQSLHSIYKENDFLDAGDDEQVDDIELQEEEPIVLSDSDQIQQKIKALGFGTLILDEAHHLRTAWWHSMMQLRNELQNSYVVSLTATPPFDVSASEWQRYIQLCGTIDIEISVPELVKAKELCPHQDYVHFSAPEDEELKMILRFRDEAHDFIESFIHDERSKNLLESHPWLKDPMEYVGEILDQPAYFSSILIFLNHVGSDKYLEALPIIGVSEKDMPAFSFEWLEELLTGVLFTDRMITNDKEFRKHIKRQLTRIGAIERKKVRLQSTSEMNRKLTQSVSKLNSIREIVEYEKTLLQENLRMVILTDYIRLPDLPNRKGDELPLTRIGVVPIFEAIRRSIGTQVNAAVLTGSLVIIPKHAQKLVEEIAIREDCQIKWKELAHDPAFIRTELNAGNRQKVVSILTEVFTKGEIDVLIGTAALLGEGWDAPCVNSLIMASYVGSFMQSNQMRGRAIRVDRNNPEKTSSIWHLVCVNRDIEHMGYDYDLLERRFRSLVGVGVEKDVIETGITRLRLDQPPFTPEKIIKLNEKTFTRSSNRDRLFVRWERAIFNGSEMTEEIVADRKSWPRPFFLQHSLRGMLWFAGFSTAGAIVDAAKVLWRFKEVSMGTGLFYGIILGILFGMPSVIKVGKLYFRHPSVESSMKEIGEALYVSLHNAKLVRTPFQKGMIHVTTEGFGAYTCWLTEGTTHDKNVFMKAMKEFIDPIENPRYLLIRQAGKVFKRKDIHAVPQELGRKKEHAEFLQKEWRKRVGKAELVYTRTFEGRKELLSARLTALSSAFVEKADRISGWR from the coding sequence ATGAAAACATTTCCGGAAGGGATTCAGTTTTGCTATGAATGGCGGTCCTATCAAAGCAGAGTATTAAATGAACTAGATTCTCATTTAAAAAATAAAAAGCTTCATCTTGTCGCACCGCCCGGATCTGGGAAAACGGTGCTTGGGCTTGAGGTCATGTTGCGGATTAATCAAGCAACATTAATCGTAGCGCCTACATTGGCGATAAAACAACAATGGAAAGATCGATTTACGGAGCTTTTCTTAAAGGACGAACAACCGGATTGGATTTCTATGGATATTAAAAACCCGAAATTTATCACGATCACAACCTACCAATCTTTACATAGTATCTATAAAGAGAACGACTTTCTTGATGCTGGCGATGATGAGCAAGTCGATGACATTGAATTACAAGAAGAGGAACCAATCGTCTTGAGTGATAGTGATCAAATCCAACAAAAAATAAAAGCGCTCGGTTTTGGCACGCTTATTTTAGATGAAGCCCACCATTTAAGGACTGCTTGGTGGCATTCGATGATGCAACTTCGGAACGAACTTCAAAATAGCTATGTAGTATCCTTAACCGCAACACCGCCATTCGACGTTTCAGCATCGGAATGGCAGCGCTATATTCAATTATGCGGAACCATAGATATAGAAATTAGCGTGCCTGAACTAGTTAAAGCGAAAGAATTATGTCCGCACCAGGATTATGTTCATTTTTCTGCGCCTGAAGATGAGGAACTGAAAATGATTCTTCGCTTTAGAGACGAAGCGCATGATTTTATCGAATCCTTTATTCATGATGAACGAAGCAAGAACTTGCTTGAAAGCCATCCGTGGTTGAAGGATCCAATGGAATATGTCGGAGAAATTTTAGATCAACCTGCTTACTTTTCAAGCATATTGATCTTTTTAAATCATGTCGGAAGCGACAAATACTTGGAAGCATTGCCGATAATTGGCGTGTCTGAAAAGGATATGCCTGCATTTTCATTCGAATGGTTGGAAGAGCTGTTAACAGGTGTTTTATTCACTGATAGGATGATTACAAATGACAAGGAATTCCGAAAACACATTAAGAGACAGCTAACTCGAATAGGTGCGATTGAGCGCAAAAAAGTTCGTTTACAATCCACTAGTGAAATGAACCGAAAACTGACGCAGAGTGTTTCGAAATTAAACAGCATACGGGAAATTGTAGAATACGAGAAGACATTACTGCAAGAAAATTTGCGCATGGTTATTTTGACTGATTATATTCGATTGCCCGACCTGCCGAATCGCAAAGGGGATGAGTTGCCACTCACGCGCATTGGTGTCGTGCCAATTTTCGAGGCCATTCGACGAAGCATAGGGACACAAGTTAATGCAGCTGTATTAACGGGTTCACTTGTCATTATTCCGAAGCATGCACAAAAACTTGTTGAAGAAATCGCGATTCGCGAGGATTGTCAGATAAAGTGGAAAGAACTGGCGCATGATCCTGCTTTCATTCGCACAGAATTGAACGCTGGAAATCGCCAAAAAGTTGTTTCGATTTTGACGGAAGTATTTACAAAAGGCGAAATTGATGTGCTTATCGGAACGGCAGCACTGCTCGGCGAAGGATGGGACGCACCGTGTGTCAATTCGCTAATCATGGCCTCTTATGTCGGTTCATTTATGCAATCAAATCAAATGCGCGGACGAGCGATTCGTGTAGATCGTAATAATCCGGAAAAAACATCATCTATCTGGCATCTTGTTTGTGTAAACCGGGATATAGAACATATGGGCTATGATTACGACTTACTCGAGCGGCGTTTTCGTTCACTTGTTGGAGTAGGTGTTGAAAAAGATGTCATTGAAACTGGAATCACTCGCTTAAGATTGGATCAACCCCCTTTTACGCCCGAAAAAATTATAAAATTGAATGAGAAAACATTTACGAGATCATCCAATCGCGATAGATTATTTGTAAGATGGGAACGCGCGATTTTCAATGGAAGTGAAATGACAGAAGAAATTGTGGCGGATAGAAAATCATGGCCAAGACCATTTTTCCTCCAGCACTCTTTAAGAGGAATGCTATGGTTTGCTGGATTTTCGACAGCCGGCGCAATTGTCGATGCTGCAAAGGTTTTATGGAGGTTCAAAGAGGTATCTATGGGTACCGGTTTATTTTACGGAATCATTCTTGGTATTTTGTTTGGAATGCCATCAGTCATTAAAGTGGGGAAGCTTTATTTTAGACATCCATCTGTCGAATCAAGTATGAAAGAAATTGGTGAGGCGCTATATGTTTCGTTACATAATGCAAAACTAGTTCGTACTCCTTTTCAAAAAGGAATGATTCATGTAACAACCGAGGGTTTTGGCGCTTATACATGTTGGCTCACGGAAGGAACAACTCACGATAAAAACGTGTTTATGAAAGCGATGAAAGAATTCATAGACCCGATCGAAAACCCAAGATATCTACTGATTCGACAAGCTGGAAAAGTGTTTAAAAGAAAAGACATCCATGCGGTACCGCAAGAATTAGGTCGAAAAAAAGAGCATGCCGAATTTTTGCAGAAAGAATGGAGAAAGCGAGTCGGCAAAGCAGAACTTGTATACACGCGAACATTTGAAGGACGAAAAGAACTTCTGTCCGCACGATTGACAGCCTTATCGTCGGCTTTTGTTGAAAAGGCGGATCGGATTAGTGGTTGGCGTTAG
- a CDS encoding DUF2339 domain-containing protein, with translation MAEDQQEILKRLEYLEKEMKLLKEQQAQLLGKPVQVAEVERPFRPLSTPGKQEKAVFTKPVKKKPEFDFEKALSQWLPRVFMFILLLGVLWGLKVGMDNGFITNPVRIVMGYLGTGILYFFGMKYYAKKNKVFGLTLLGGFIALGILTTFAAHHLYGYFSFIVAFIIGVAYIVMGLWLSKKTKSETLTIFSAIAGFLLPFLLEGESATSIQFCAYILILFLSLFYVSLRQKHKISFYISFLLFHLTLVTYGVLSGEIGDEPIIVGTVLIQHVLLLVFYLKGKIERHVFTEALIYSNFVFALGWIKVLEHNPEILVYGLFAALYVALAAFSFAKKDDLLLGVFSAVGVLAVSAFILAFNIETGVMRVILLLINGAVGLWVGFRYKTKRTIATSSFIYILAGSAVFLATGIYDFMSLENLSWFVLMLTLAFIYYTAYQFLPKNLKVDIKKIDQSLIVGQIILLVYLLKLTRVALSDFKIGFATNEHIHLLVMIVAIGSMLQFSKWARGKYLAYSAVILYLFLGLITMGVRLATYIEFEIYMFNLSVEVLYLIGLSVIFIAIMKNKFMIKLEEFKVKLPILAIIMQIVYFIFLNKWFLTFTQTYEWDTEYILLAHTFLLFAFAFASISLGRKLGWKYVKFIGAGLIVLCVLKLFIIDLGAVSILIRAILFTIVGVVGLLYSKSLFKE, from the coding sequence ATGGCTGAGGATCAACAAGAAATTCTAAAAAGACTCGAGTATTTAGAAAAAGAAATGAAGCTGTTGAAAGAACAACAAGCACAGTTACTGGGTAAACCCGTACAAGTCGCAGAGGTTGAAAGACCTTTTAGACCATTATCAACTCCTGGAAAACAAGAAAAGGCAGTCTTTACGAAGCCGGTAAAAAAGAAACCTGAATTTGATTTCGAAAAAGCTTTAAGTCAATGGCTACCGCGTGTGTTCATGTTCATTTTACTGTTAGGCGTCCTTTGGGGGCTGAAAGTCGGCATGGACAACGGCTTCATCACAAATCCTGTCAGAATCGTCATGGGTTACCTGGGGACGGGAATTCTGTATTTCTTTGGAATGAAGTACTACGCGAAAAAGAACAAAGTATTCGGGTTAACCTTGCTCGGCGGTTTTATCGCGCTCGGGATTCTCACGACATTTGCAGCCCATCATCTGTACGGCTATTTTAGTTTTATAGTGGCATTTATCATAGGCGTCGCTTATATTGTGATGGGATTATGGTTGTCAAAGAAAACAAAATCGGAAACGTTAACCATCTTTTCAGCAATCGCAGGATTTTTGCTCCCGTTCTTGCTCGAAGGTGAAAGCGCGACATCCATACAGTTTTGCGCATACATCCTAATTTTGTTCTTGTCTCTGTTTTACGTTTCGCTTAGACAAAAACACAAAATATCCTTTTATATTTCGTTTCTGTTATTCCACCTAACATTAGTGACATATGGTGTATTAAGTGGAGAAATTGGAGACGAACCGATCATTGTAGGCACTGTATTAATTCAACATGTATTGCTGCTAGTATTTTATTTGAAAGGGAAAATCGAGCGGCATGTGTTTACCGAAGCGCTTATTTATTCGAATTTCGTATTCGCCCTGGGTTGGATTAAAGTGCTGGAGCATAATCCGGAAATCCTTGTATATGGTCTTTTCGCAGCACTTTATGTCGCACTCGCTGCATTTTCATTTGCGAAAAAAGACGATTTACTGCTAGGCGTATTTTCAGCGGTAGGAGTACTTGCGGTAAGTGCATTTATCTTGGCATTTAATATAGAAACTGGCGTAATGAGGGTCATCTTGTTGCTTATCAACGGAGCAGTCGGTTTATGGGTGGGCTTTCGCTATAAAACAAAAAGAACGATTGCCACAAGCTCGTTTATTTACATTTTAGCAGGTTCCGCAGTTTTTCTTGCGACAGGGATATATGATTTTATGTCGTTGGAGAACTTGTCTTGGTTCGTGTTAATGCTAACACTTGCATTTATCTACTATACGGCATATCAATTCCTGCCTAAGAATTTAAAAGTCGATATCAAGAAGATCGATCAAAGTTTAATTGTCGGCCAGATTATTTTGCTTGTTTATCTGTTGAAGCTAACCAGGGTCGCTTTATCCGACTTTAAAATCGGCTTTGCGACAAATGAGCACATCCATTTACTTGTCATGATTGTTGCAATCGGCAGCATGCTTCAGTTTTCGAAATGGGCTAGAGGGAAGTACCTTGCGTATTCAGCCGTAATTTTATACCTGTTTTTGGGATTAATCACAATGGGGGTCCGGTTGGCAACCTATATTGAATTTGAAATATATATGTTCAATTTATCTGTTGAGGTACTTTATTTAATCGGACTCAGCGTCATATTTATAGCGATTATGAAAAATAAGTTCATGATCAAACTAGAGGAATTCAAAGTAAAACTGCCGATTCTGGCGATCATTATGCAAATCGTTTACTTCATCTTTTTGAATAAATGGTTCCTGACATTTACGCAAACGTATGAGTGGGATACAGAATACATCCTGCTCGCGCACACATTCCTATTGTTCGCATTCGCATTTGCGTCAATCAGTCTCGGAAGGAAACTCGGTTGGAAATATGTTAAATTCATCGGCGCAGGGTTAATCGTATTATGCGTGCTGAAGTTATTCATCATCGACTTGGGCGCTGTTTCGATACTGATACGGGCAATCTTATTTACGATTGTTGGGGTTGTTGGATTGCTTTATTCGAAGAGTTTGTTTAAAGAATAA
- a CDS encoding carbon starvation protein A — protein MITFLVSIVVLIAAYFIYGKFVERVFNPIESRKTPAYANADGVDYVPMNKHKNALIQLLNIAGTGPIFGPIMGALFGPVAFLWIVLGAIFAGATHDYLTGMISIRNRGAHIPELAGKFLGAFSRHIVNIFALLLLLLVGTVFVTTPASLLSILVNGKVALWVIIAVIFVYYFLSTILPIDKIIGRLYPYFGAVLLLGTIGVGVALLFSDYKIPELSLENMHPDNLPIFPILFFTITCGALSGFHATQSPIISRTVQKESQGRYVFYGMMIAEAVIAMIWAAAAMSLLDGQTLSEFIKTGTPSSVVNEVSMTLLGAVGGTIAVLGAIVLPITSGDTAFRAARSIIADYLKIDQSKMVKRLLIAVPLFIVSAMLTQIDFNLLWRYFSWANQATAAIALWIATMYLFIKGKNYIISLVPALFITYMVFVYILNQKIGFNLDLNVSYIIGIVLTAILAVLFFIKAKHNKRDKIETDIPVE, from the coding sequence ATGATAACTTTTCTAGTGTCGATTGTTGTGTTAATTGCGGCCTATTTTATTTATGGTAAATTCGTTGAAAGAGTTTTTAATCCAATCGAATCGAGAAAAACACCAGCTTATGCAAATGCTGACGGTGTAGACTACGTTCCGATGAACAAACATAAAAACGCTTTGATCCAGCTTTTAAATATAGCGGGAACAGGTCCGATTTTCGGCCCGATTATGGGTGCGCTATTTGGTCCTGTGGCATTTTTATGGATAGTTTTAGGGGCGATTTTTGCAGGGGCTACACATGATTATTTAACAGGTATGATTTCAATACGAAATCGGGGCGCGCATATTCCTGAATTAGCAGGAAAGTTCCTCGGCGCATTTTCAAGACATATCGTAAATATTTTCGCGTTATTACTGCTTTTATTGGTTGGAACCGTGTTTGTTACAACACCGGCATCTCTTTTAAGCATCTTAGTGAATGGCAAAGTTGCTCTATGGGTAATTATCGCTGTTATATTTGTATACTATTTCCTATCAACGATTCTTCCAATTGATAAAATCATTGGTAGACTATACCCGTATTTTGGAGCTGTTTTATTACTTGGTACAATTGGTGTCGGGGTTGCATTGCTATTCTCGGATTATAAAATTCCGGAACTAAGTTTAGAAAATATGCATCCTGATAACTTGCCGATTTTCCCGATTCTTTTCTTCACAATTACTTGTGGCGCACTATCGGGTTTCCATGCAACGCAGTCACCGATTATTTCAAGAACAGTTCAAAAAGAATCACAAGGCCGTTATGTATTTTATGGAATGATGATTGCCGAAGCTGTCATCGCTATGATTTGGGCGGCAGCTGCGATGAGCTTGCTTGATGGACAGACGTTAAGCGAATTCATCAAAACAGGGACACCTTCTTCAGTGGTCAATGAAGTTTCAATGACATTACTCGGTGCCGTTGGTGGAACGATTGCGGTATTAGGCGCGATTGTCCTTCCGATTACATCTGGAGACACGGCATTCCGTGCGGCACGTTCAATCATTGCCGATTATTTGAAAATCGATCAAAGCAAAATGGTCAAACGTTTGCTAATCGCGGTTCCATTATTCATCGTATCAGCAATGTTGACACAAATCGACTTCAATTTATTATGGAGATATTTCTCATGGGCAAATCAAGCAACTGCGGCAATCGCATTGTGGATCGCGACGATGTATCTATTCATTAAAGGGAAGAATTATATTATTTCGCTAGTACCAGCGCTGTTCATCACTTATATGGTATTTGTCTATATTCTAAATCAAAAAATCGGATTCAACTTAGACTTGAACGTCTCCTATATCATCGGGATTGTTCTAACAGCCATTCTTGCGGTGTTGTTCTTTATTAAAGCGAAGCATAACAAAAGAGACAAAATCGAAACAGATATACCCGTAGAATAA
- a CDS encoding LytTR family DNA-binding domain-containing protein: MMPTIRTLIVDDERYAREELTYLLSKFPDIQVVGEAENGEAAILQALHLQPDVVFLDVEMPKMNGMEVAKSLMGIKKVPLIIFATAYPQFAAEAFRINAVDYLLKPYDIEQLKQTIGRIEKQLTPPEAIETPSKIGKLAVETDGEIDYVLVTDIIYMYREEKVSKIVTGSREFDVKLSLKELESRLAPFSFFRIHKGFIVNLNYVSRLTPWFNGAFQLELEGREEKLSVSRNYVKDLRQRLEL, from the coding sequence TTGATGCCGACAATTCGGACACTGATCGTCGATGACGAAAGATACGCACGAGAAGAACTAACCTATTTACTAAGTAAATTCCCCGACATTCAAGTTGTAGGCGAGGCGGAAAATGGTGAAGCCGCCATTTTACAAGCACTTCATCTGCAACCGGACGTCGTTTTCTTAGATGTGGAAATGCCTAAAATGAATGGAATGGAAGTAGCCAAATCATTAATGGGAATCAAAAAAGTTCCACTCATCATTTTTGCAACCGCATATCCACAATTTGCTGCAGAAGCATTTCGGATTAATGCCGTTGATTACTTATTAAAACCTTATGACATCGAACAGTTAAAGCAAACGATTGGCAGAATCGAAAAGCAATTAACTCCTCCCGAGGCGATAGAAACACCAAGTAAAATCGGAAAACTGGCTGTAGAGACCGACGGAGAAATTGACTATGTTTTAGTAACTGACATCATTTATATGTACCGCGAAGAAAAAGTGTCGAAAATCGTCACAGGATCGCGAGAATTCGACGTGAAATTATCATTGAAAGAATTAGAAAGCCGTTTAGCACCTTTTTCTTTTTTCCGGATTCATAAAGGCTTTATCGTTAATTTAAATTATGTGAGTCGTTTAACTCCGTGGTTTAATGGCGCTTTTCAACTTGAACTTGAAGGGCGAGAAGAGAAACTTTCTGTTAGCCGAAACTATGTGAAAGATTTACGACAACGCCTGGAACTATGA
- a CDS encoding sensor histidine kinase — MVDLLIIMLERVGTIIAVAFILTRLRFFKNLVQHDKLDNKQELTAILFFGLFGIAGTYLGVAFNTDTLNFNSVTAELAKDEALANSRVIGVVVAGLLGGYRLGIGAGLIAGLHRMTLGGFTGIACGISTIIAGIVASFFYRKGKNVKPLVAFGIGALAEAAQMGLILLISKPFEKAFTLVEVIGIPMILANGIGAALFLLIVHNVISDQEKVTALQAQKTLRIANQTLGYLRKGMNNATAAAVCNILYRELQPSAVALTDKTHIVAHVGIADDHHKENSPIQTVETKEVIQSGKLSVVNEGTIHCENKKCPLGAAVIAPLIRRGETIGTLKLYYPSKKSITDINIELISGLSSLLSNQLEIAETDHAYQLAKEAEINALQAQISPHFLFNSMNIIVSLIRTNPDQARKLLTSLSYFLRQNVTGTTATKVSLEQELSHVRSYLEIIEARFVDKLTIQYELANNLSTQMIPPFTLQPIVENAIHHGINDMEKGSIIKVTVGDLANEIEIKVADNGKGIDPERIQQLGNEQMESETGTGVGLYNVNRRLIMTFGEQAALKIESEIGKGTTISFRIPKLEVNR; from the coding sequence TTGGTCGATTTACTGATCATCATGTTGGAAAGGGTCGGAACAATTATAGCGGTCGCATTTATACTCACCAGATTGCGCTTCTTCAAGAACTTGGTTCAACATGATAAATTGGATAATAAACAAGAGCTTACAGCGATTTTATTCTTCGGACTATTTGGCATTGCGGGCACTTATTTAGGTGTCGCATTTAATACAGATACATTGAATTTTAATAGCGTTACGGCAGAATTAGCAAAGGATGAAGCGCTAGCGAATTCGCGTGTTATTGGCGTTGTCGTAGCGGGTCTTTTAGGGGGATATCGCCTAGGAATCGGGGCAGGGTTGATTGCCGGCCTCCATCGAATGACTTTAGGCGGTTTTACGGGGATTGCGTGCGGTATTTCAACCATTATAGCCGGTATTGTGGCCAGCTTTTTTTACCGGAAAGGGAAAAACGTGAAACCGCTAGTCGCCTTCGGAATCGGTGCGCTTGCTGAAGCTGCGCAAATGGGCCTCATACTTCTCATCTCAAAACCGTTCGAAAAAGCATTCACATTGGTCGAAGTAATTGGCATCCCGATGATTCTCGCAAATGGCATCGGGGCGGCACTGTTCCTGTTAATTGTTCATAATGTCATTAGCGACCAGGAAAAAGTGACTGCACTCCAAGCACAAAAAACACTTCGAATTGCCAATCAAACACTTGGGTACCTACGAAAAGGGATGAACAACGCGACTGCCGCGGCTGTCTGCAATATTTTATACCGCGAACTCCAGCCGAGTGCAGTCGCCTTAACCGATAAAACGCATATCGTTGCCCATGTCGGGATTGCCGACGATCACCATAAAGAAAACAGTCCGATTCAAACAGTGGAAACGAAAGAAGTTATTCAAAGTGGAAAGTTAAGCGTAGTTAATGAAGGAACGATTCATTGTGAAAATAAAAAATGTCCCTTGGGCGCAGCCGTAATCGCGCCATTAATTCGTCGCGGGGAAACAATTGGAACGTTGAAACTATATTATCCATCCAAAAAGTCGATAACTGACATCAATATTGAGTTAATCTCAGGGCTTAGCTCATTACTTAGCAATCAGCTAGAAATTGCGGAAACAGATCATGCTTATCAACTGGCCAAAGAAGCTGAAATCAATGCGTTGCAAGCACAAATTAGCCCACATTTCTTATTTAACTCGATGAACATCATCGTGTCTTTGATTCGCACGAATCCTGATCAGGCACGAAAACTGCTGACATCTCTTTCTTACTTTTTACGTCAAAATGTCACAGGGACGACGGCCACCAAAGTTTCTTTGGAACAGGAGCTTTCGCATGTAAGATCATATTTGGAGATTATAGAAGCGCGATTTGTGGATAAATTAACGATCCAGTACGAGTTAGCTAACAATCTATCCACACAAATGATTCCGCCGTTCACATTGCAACCCATCGTCGAAAACGCCATCCATCACGGCATAAACGACATGGAGAAGGGCAGTATCATAAAAGTGACTGTCGGGGACCTCGCCAATGAAATTGAAATCAAAGTAGCGGACAATGGAAAGGGAATAGATCCCGAACGAATTCAGCAATTGGGAAATGAACAAATGGAATCCGAAACTGGTACAGGCGTAGGGTTATACAATGTCAATCGTCGGTTGATCATGACGTTTGGCGAACAAGCAGCATTGAAAATCGAAAGCGAAATCGGGAAAGGAACAACGATTTCATTTCGCATTCCAAAATTGGAGGTGAATCGTTGA
- a CDS encoding MerR family transcriptional regulator produces MAMKVKEVSQMTGVSVRTLHHYDDIGLLVPDDLTEAGYRIYSEGNLATLQQILFFRELGFSLKKIKELLSSPSFDRREAFDMQRKMLIAKRQQLDEMIDTIEKSIRHEKGELRMTNEEKFQGFDFSTNPYEQEARDRWGDKAVDESKKKVAQFGPEVQEEMNRIYFNLAEMRHTDPKSEKAQAAIKDWFDMLNNNFGTYSLEAFAGLGEMYVADERFTKNIDQFGDGLAEFMRDAMKAFAETN; encoded by the coding sequence ATCGCGATGAAAGTGAAAGAAGTATCGCAGATGACCGGTGTCAGTGTACGCACGCTTCACCACTACGATGACATCGGCTTACTCGTGCCGGATGATTTGACGGAAGCAGGTTACCGGATTTATTCCGAAGGTAATCTGGCAACATTACAACAAATATTGTTCTTTCGCGAACTCGGCTTCTCTTTGAAAAAAATAAAAGAATTGCTTTCAAGTCCATCGTTTGATCGCCGAGAAGCTTTCGACATGCAACGAAAAATGCTCATTGCTAAACGACAGCAACTGGATGAAATGATCGATACGATTGAGAAATCGATTCGCCATGAGAAGGGAGAGTTAAGGATGACGAACGAAGAAAAATTTCAAGGATTTGATTTTAGCACGAACCCATACGAACAAGAGGCCAGGGACCGATGGGGCGATAAAGCAGTTGACGAGTCGAAGAAGAAAGTCGCGCAGTTTGGTCCGGAAGTTCAAGAGGAAATGAACCGTATTTACTTTAACTTAGCGGAAATGCGCCATACGGATCCAAAGTCCGAAAAAGCGCAAGCGGCTATTAAAGATTGGTTCGATATGTTGAACAATAATTTTGGAACCTATTCGCTAGAAGCTTTCGCGGGACTCGGTGAAATGTATGTCGCCGACGAGCGATTCACAAAAAACATCGACCAGTTTGGCGATGGGCTCGCTGAATTTATGCGCGATGCCATGAAGGCTTTTGCGGAGACCAACTAA
- a CDS encoding DMT family transporter, whose product MRKYIGEIGLTITAIIWGSGFVASSVALEYYTPYQLMAGRFLIGALILCLIFNNKLKGIKRKTLIKGAILGCILYTAFALQTVGLQFTTPSKNAFLTAINVVIVPFIGFLIYKRKINVFELGGAVLAILGVAILSLQLSFEINLGDFLTVCCAFAFAFHIFYTSKFVEDEDPVVLTLVQMAVAAIIAFIVVFSKGETAFSFEPAGLYPLVYLGIFSTTVAFLLQTIAQKYISETKAAIILSTEAFWGMAFSVAILSEVLTLRMGIGAVLILSAIILSETRFSFLMFRKSKIE is encoded by the coding sequence ATGAGAAAGTATATTGGTGAAATTGGGCTGACAATCACCGCAATCATATGGGGCAGTGGCTTTGTAGCCAGTTCAGTAGCATTGGAATATTATACGCCGTATCAATTGATGGCGGGAAGATTTTTAATAGGCGCACTCATTTTATGCCTGATATTTAATAATAAATTAAAAGGAATCAAGAGAAAGACGCTTATTAAAGGCGCAATATTGGGGTGCATCTTATATACGGCATTCGCGCTTCAAACAGTCGGCTTACAATTCACGACGCCTTCAAAAAATGCTTTTCTGACCGCGATTAATGTTGTTATTGTACCATTTATCGGTTTTTTAATTTACAAAAGAAAAATTAATGTATTTGAATTGGGCGGAGCGGTTCTAGCGATTCTCGGGGTCGCGATATTATCGCTTCAATTATCTTTTGAAATTAATCTCGGAGATTTCCTAACGGTTTGTTGCGCGTTTGCATTTGCATTTCATATTTTTTATACGTCTAAATTTGTTGAAGACGAAGATCCGGTTGTACTGACACTTGTTCAAATGGCAGTTGCTGCAATCATAGCTTTTATCGTCGTATTCTCAAAAGGCGAGACTGCATTTTCGTTCGAGCCGGCAGGTTTATATCCATTGGTATATCTCGGAATATTTTCAACGACGGTTGCATTTTTACTTCAAACAATCGCTCAAAAATACATTTCAGAAACGAAAGCGGCCATCATTCTATCTACCGAAGCATTTTGGGGAATGGCATTTTCAGTCGCAATTTTAAGCGAAGTATTGACGCTTAGAATGGGCATCGGAGCGGTGCTAATTCTGAGTGCAATCATTTTATCAGAAACAAGATTTAGTTTTTTGATGTTCAGAAAAAGTAAAATCGAGTGA